TATGGCTTGGAATTAGATGGAGATTGGAACAAAGTTAAAATGCCACATCGCGGAAGACATCCTAATGAATATCATGAATATATTCTTGAAAAAATGAGTAAAATTGATAAAATAGCAAGAGGAGATAAGAATAAATTCTTAAAAGAATTTGAAAAACTAAAAGAAGAAATAAAAAATAATCCTGCTTTACTTAATAAAGAATACTATAAGGAGAGAAAATAATGAGATATTATAAAATGATGTATAACTATAATCATAATGATGTAGATAATTGGTACTCTTGTGATCTTGTAGATATAAAAAATAATGATGAATATGCACTTTTAGAATCTAAACCTATTATAAATTGGCAAACACCTAGTTTTGAAATAGACAAAGATGATGGTAAAATACTGACTGATCTTATACACAATGACTGTGGTTGGCGTATAGTCTCTCCTAAATTTATAAATTTAATGCAAGATTTAATCAAAGATTGTGTGCAATATTTAGATGTAGAAATTAAAAGTCAGGAAATAAATTATTATGATTGTAAAATTATGCATGTAACAAAATCACTTGAGGCTTTAGATTATGAACATTCTGTATATACTTATATGGGTGATAATAATGAATATCTAAGTATTACTAAGGCTGTTTTAAAAAAATCAAAACTTGATGGAAGTCATATATTTAGAATTAAAGATGATGAAATACCTGTTTTTGTATCAAGTGAATTTAGAAAAATAGTGAGAGAAAACAATTTATTAGGTTTTAGTTTTAGTGAAGTTATGGTATATGAAAATTAATAAATATATAAAAATATTATAATTATAAATTATATAAACTTATTAGGTTTTATCAAACAAATACCATAATAAAGGATAAAAAACAACAAGAGAACAAGCAGAACTAATTATAGAAGAAGAAAAGTTGATTGATACAACTTGGTATCCTTCTTATAAACATTTAGGGGAATATCATCTTACTATGTGGTTTAATCCTAACAATAATAAATATAAAACTTTCTATGTTGGAGAAAGGGGGAGTGTTAGTCTTAACTATTCTTTTGATAGTGAAAAAGAAGCTATTGGTAAAATGCTGCAGATGAATTATATGCGAAAAAATATGATGGAAAAGATATTAAAGAATATCTAACAAAAGAAGTAGCACTAAGAATCATCAAAGAAGAAAATTTAGAAGTGATTTGGTATGATGAAGCACTTAAACCAATGCGAGCAGGTATCAAACACGATAAACAAAGAGATAAATATATTTCTTTTATCACTAATGCTAAAGCAGAAATTATAGAATACAGAAGTATTGAGTTTGATGGGGAAGTTATTATATTTTTAGAAAAATATAATTACACTTCTACCTATAACGATGAATTTCTAGCCCTTTATGCTCTTATCAATCGTGCCAGAATGATTAAACAAAATAAGATTAGCTTTATATAAATACTTTCCTTATGATTTAATATAATCTTAGTGGGTTTAAAAACCCACAAGGCTTTTTATGGCTAAAAAAAGAAAAATAACTCTTCCTAGAATAGAAGATATTGATATAAGTCCTGATACTTCTTGTTTGCATCCTATATTAGAAGATAATACTTTATTGTGTATACATGGAGGTAAGGTTAAGTTAAAAGCAAAGAATGCTAAAAGAATAAAATCAGATAATGTTCCTATTATGCTTAATAACGAAATACAAGGAGCTAGTATAAGTGGATGTGTAAATCCACCTATGCTAGGAGGACCTTGTACTAAAGTAGCTTTAGTATTTGCTCATACTTATTCAAATCATAAAGTAAATCATAAACATTCTGTATTACAAATGGGTTTAATAGGGGTAAGTAATAAAGGTTATCCTATATTAGCTATACCTAAGAAAAATAAGATTAAATTTGCTTTAGCTAAAATACAAGCTAATCCTCTTGCTAAGATTAAATGGGACAAGATAAGATGGGAAGGGATAGGAGGTAAGCTAAAAGCAGCACAAAGAAGAAAACAAGTAAATAAACAACAAGTATTTTTAAAAGAAGTTCAAGCACAACAAAAAGAAGCTAAAAAAGTTTTAGCAAATATGGAAAAAAAGATACAAAAATTAAATGGCATTGATAAATTAAGCAATAAACAAAAAGGAAATTATGGCGAAGCTAAAATGCATTTGCATTATTTAAATCAAGGCTATAAAAGAATTAGCTTAAACAAAGTTCAAGGACTTGATGATAAAATTCATCAAGGAATTGATGGAATTTATTATAACCCCAATAAAAATCCAAAATATATCATCGCAGAAGCTAAGTTTGGAACAAGCAAGTTAAATAGAAAAACTAAGCAAATGAGTGATGATTGGATAACAGAAAAGGATAAAAATAGACTTGGTATTGTAGGGGAAAAACAAGCAAAGGAAATAAAAAAACTTCTTAAGGAAAATAGCAATGATGAAATCAGAAAAGATTTATTTCATGTTGATGAAGGAGGCAAAGAAACCATTCATTATTTAGATAAAGATGCAAATAAAATTAAAAAACCTAAAGGATAGAAAATGTTAAGAAATACTAAGAAAGATGAAGCGTATTTTACTGAACGTATATTAGAATGGGAAGAAGAAGTTAAAGAAGATGAAAAAAGACTCTTAGAACTTCCACTAGGAGATGAAAGAAGGGAAAATTATTTTTTTTCTATAACAGATGGAAAAAAATGTATTGCTTTAGATAAATACTCTCGCGGTGATGATATAAACATAGTTAAAAAAGATTTAGAAGCATACATACTAGAAAAAGAAAAAAATCGTTTAGAATTTGCAATTGATATTGGCTATTACAGGGGAAATGCTATTGAACTTTGCGTTAGAGTATTATTAGATATGGATACTACTTGTTTGCTAGAATTAATAGAAGAAGATGAGAGAAAAAGAAGGGATATACTCAATAGAGATTGGTTTTTACATTTTATAGGTTCTAAGGGTAAGAAGTTAAATTTAGAACGCAAATGTGCTTGCAAAGAACATGAACTGATTAAAGAATTTATAGCCACACAAGATATTGAGTTTTTACATAAATATATGAAAAAACATACAAGGTTAAGGGATCCTTTAGATACCTGGGATCTTGAAGGTGCTGCAATTGTAAAACTAATGAATTTGGATAAAGAAGAATTTAAACAGTATAAATACTTTCCTTATGATTTAATATAAAATTTCTTAGTTATAATTTCATTTTATATTTAAGGAAAAAATTTATGAAAGATTTAAAACTTTTACAAAAGCGTTGGGAAGAAGCTTATGAGGCTATGCCTAAACTTTATGATGCATTAGACAAAACAATAGTAAATTTTACTCTTAGTGAAGATACAGATACTATTTTATTTAAAGAACCTTGGGAAAATTTTGAACTAGATGATGAAAATGAAGAAGTAGAATGGAGGTTAAGTTTTTTTAGTATTAGCGAAGATAAACCTCTAGGATATTTAGAATATAAAGAAGCTTTAGAAAAATTACAAGAATTTGCTTTAATACAATCAGAAGAAAGAATTTTAATTAGAGCTATAAATTTAAAAGAACTTAAAAATTTAAGATTGAAAGAACTATGATACTTCCTCAACCCATATTTTTAAATAAACTTATGCAATTTTTATCTAGTGAAAATTTAAATCTAAATAGTTTTAAAAAAGATATAGAAAACATAATCTCTAAAAAAGACTTACAAATTTTATTAGATTTAAATACAAAAATTATGGGTATTGCTAAAATAATTATTCAAGATAAAAAAGAAATTAATATACTGCTGCCACAATCTAATAAAGAGCATAAATTACAATATACACCTACAAAATTAGAAATTAAAAAAGATTT
The genomic region above belongs to Campylobacter peloridis LMG 23910 and contains:
- a CDS encoding imm11 family protein: MRYYKMMYNYNHNDVDNWYSCDLVDIKNNDEYALLESKPIINWQTPSFEIDKDDGKILTDLIHNDCGWRIVSPKFINLMQDLIKDCVQYLDVEIKSQEINYYDCKIMHVTKSLEALDYEHSVYTYMGDNNEYLSITKAVLKKSKLDGSHIFRIKDDEIPVFVSSEFRKIVRENNLLGFSFSEVMVYEN
- a CDS encoding PoNe immunity protein domain-containing protein; translated protein: MLRNTKKDEAYFTERILEWEEEVKEDEKRLLELPLGDERRENYFFSITDGKKCIALDKYSRGDDINIVKKDLEAYILEKEKNRLEFAIDIGYYRGNAIELCVRVLLDMDTTCLLELIEEDERKRRDILNRDWFLHFIGSKGKKLNLERKCACKEHELIKEFIATQDIEFLHKYMKKHTRLRDPLDTWDLEGAAIVKLMNLDKEEFKQYKYFPYDLI
- a CDS encoding DUF4299 domain-containing protein, coding for MKDLKLLQKRWEEAYEAMPKLYDALDKTIVNFTLSEDTDTILFKEPWENFELDDENEEVEWRLSFFSISEDKPLGYLEYKEALEKLQEFALIQSEERILIRAINLKELKNLRLKEL